The window atttattaaaaatgCTTGGAAACTGATTTCTTGGAACAGGTAGACTGGCTGAGTGTTGAGGTATAATTTGTGGGGACATTGTTGTGTTAACTTTCAGGTCTGAGCATGCTGTAACCTTACCAGTGATATTGTCAGAATTGGCATCCAGGTCTTTTTCAGGTACACTAAAGATATTGTTCGTAAACACATCAGGCTCAGTTTGGCTCGTCACTCCTGAACTGACAAAACGTTTCTGAATGGTACTTGTAGTTAGTGGAAAGCGTGGTTGTTGGGTTGAAGTCAACACCAATTTATTAGTATCTAGATGTTGTGTATTAGGTGACAAAGATCCCGACTGCTGTATAGGATTTGTTGAAGACCCAGTAACTGAAATAAACCTAGGCGAGGACAGGAGAGGATTAAAAGTAGAAATTATCTGCTGCCTTTGTTGTGTAAAACAGTTCTGGTGTGTTTGCTGTCTCGTAACCCGTTGTTTTATGTATCTATTGAACTCAGTTGGAGAAAGACGATGAATTCTTTTATCCACATTTTTAAGTTTTGTGGAACCAAACTTTGTCTGTGCAAAAGTAGCAGTCGTAAAGATGGTGGTTGGTGTAGAGTTGGAATGGAAACCATTCACTAAATTGTtagaatttaaaacagaaataggATCAGAGTTAACAGGAGAAGGTGAAACGCAGAGGGAGATCTGATTCAGGTGAGTCGTGACGTGATCAACTGGCTTGAAGCACTGAGCGTCAGGATTAAAGGTGCGCGAGGTATCATGAGGTTCTTGACAACTATCGCTTTCACATTTACTGTACAATCCTTTAACAGATCCTTTCTCGCCAAGACGGTACGAAACTTCGCCGGGATCTATCCAGATGCTGAGCTCCTTAGGAAGATTCTCTTGAATGTCAGATAGGTTCATACCGCTCTGCATGGCCGCCGCACCAAATACAGGATCTAGAGGAGGAACGGTTTTCAAACAGCGGTATCCTGACCCCTTCATAGGTCTTTCGGGATACCAGTGACCAATAAACTTCTGCCTCAATGCTTTCTCAAGCTCCTCCCCAAACTGATTCACTCTTCTTCTCGGTAATTTATTATACAGAAAAGAGATGAGGAAATTTAAAGCTACTTGTACTTCGACATGCATGGTTTAAACGATCTCTGTCCACTGGGATGCTAATAATAGGTGCTTCCGCTTCTTTGGCACGTCAAATTAAGAGAATAAATTTCTTCGGAGGTAAGAAATCTTTCAAGCTATTTCTCTGTTATGTTATGTTCCAAACAGCTACACAGCTATTttcgttttctttctttcaacaAATCTGTAAAGATGGAACATTAAAATAAGAAAGCATGTTTCTTATAATGCATTTCATATCGCTTTCAATTTATAGTACTTTTAAATTTACAATCACACTCAAGTAAAATGccaatataaagtaatatttatttcatgagtAACTATATTCCCGTAGATAAATCACAGATCACATCGGTTTTCACTCAAGccgttgtttattaaaaaaatatttgaaaactaatttgAAATAACGAGTAAAACGTTTTGAAGTGGTAATCTAGtaatacaataaacataaatactATAGCTAGACGAAATCAATTTGTAATTACATTCTATTGGTCGTTGATTATCTATGCTTACTTATTGttcaacttattttatttacagttatttgCGTGTCTTCATATCTCTGGCTTGTTAACACTTTCattaacattagttttattacattttttcctATTATCCATAGTCGTTTGTATTTAACCAATGAAGCTTTTACGAACGCAGAAGAATACCTCTGCAATGAACAAACGTTTGTTCGATGGCGGAGAGAAGAATCGTACGACAATCAACGTGTAATACCTAAAGTGAAGCATGCTGAGGGCTAGTACGAGTCGAGCTGCATTTCATGGaacaatgttcgaaatctacacgAAATTAATGACACTCCAATTGCTTGCAGGTATAAATAAATTCGTATTTATCACGCCATTACTTCAGGAACGAAACTACTTGAGCAACTATTCATCTTTTAGCAAGATAGTGATTCCGCACACGCAACAAATGTCGTGTAACGATATCTGGGAAGAAAAAGAATCCAATGGAATACCGACAACAATAGCGTGGTCTGCGCAAAGTCCCGATACGAATGTTATTACGGGTAGATGTGGAGACTGAGAAGGTTAACTGGCAACTAAATAACTTCGCTGAAATACAGAATAATTGTATCCATATTTTACAGTTGTACACTTGTAACTTGTAGCATAAAAATAAGGAAGAAAAAAATCTATGATTAATTCTTCTAACGTGTCTTACATACAGCTTCAAATGACTATCCTAAATGTAAGGCAAAATAAAAGACATTCATAGAAGTGTCAAAAATAACGTTTCCGTTTTAGATGCGAGATTTTGAAGTCTTTGACCTCTCTTAATGGctttatgtaaatgtaaaaaaagtcTAATTTCTTAAACGAAACTAATTTTTAGCTTGAATAAATTCAAGTAtgtaatgaattttattaaagaaacagaCCAACCAACGAACATTCTAACTTATCTTTTATCGTGAATTATTCAGGATGGAGAAATTGGGTAAATTTCTAGTTGTAATAGCTAACCATGTTATCtttgacattttaaaatgaacGATTTCAGGTTTGTACTTACAGTTTGTAAGTACTTGTAATTTCAGAACTACTCTTTTCCGACATCCTAGTATTTCATTTAACTTGTGGTAGTTTCATTATAGTTAAACAGGTATAACTGCCCCTGTTACAGtagtatgtctacgaatttacaacgttaaaatcagggtttcgattccctcggtgaactcagcaaatagcccgatgtagctttgctgtaaaaaaacacacacacacgtactcGGGTATAACTGCTGCTTAAAAATATTGTGCAGAAAATAATTCAtatgttctgtttattttagaatgtttCCAGAAAGCTACTAAGGGCGCAACGCTTCCTAATTTGTAGGGAAGATAGCAAGATAACAGTATTCACCTCTAATCATTTAACTATCaccattataacatacccacaacTCTATTATGCGGAGTGCGCTTTCGCGATTCACAATATGGACAAGCAATCCATTAGGCCGCGCACAAGTAAGTGCACTCTTTTAAAGGCTATATCACTGATATcatatttatacaaatttcagaTAATTTATTATAGCATAAGAATTATAACTGTTTTACGTTGTTACGAATGAATGTAACGTCAGAAtagctatttttttttactatagtaGTTCAATAATTCTTAACTATAAAAGAAAATTTCCCCAAAGATAACATTCtcacaaatactttaataatgcACATTTAGATGGTTGTACATCAAGAGAGATATGCTCGTCAATATACAACTTTGTGGACGACGGCGGGAATTGATTGATTCCATTATTCATCACAAGTGGTATGTATGACTACCTCGGCTTtagtatttttatctttatttttcacttcaTTGGACAAGTTCCTCTGGTCAGGGATCGTCTAGTCATTCAACAGTGCGCTTTATGAGTCGATGGCTTCAGAATTTCTTGctgaaaaactaaaactgttataaGTCATATAGAAGCATCCcgttggtacagcgataagtctacggatttacaacgctaaaataagggttcgattcccctcggtggactcatcagatagccccatgtggctttgctgcaagaaaaaatacacaaacaagtcATATAAGATATTCTTCCTGCAACCTTGATGACAATTTGTTTCGCCATCCATAGACTccttttttgtaactttataccCTAATGcacatatttttttcagaattgttTCTTCTGTATCTAAATAATTAGATGTTTGAACTTACGGCTACAAACTGTACATTTGTAGCCATAAATTATTCTGATTGAATTTGTTCTGAAGATCACCaaagaataatttatctttttaaacCTGATATAATTTCTTTGAGCTTGTTATGATGTTTTCTGATTTTGAGTTTATAAGTTAAGATTATTCAACCACAAGATCCCTGCTATCACAAACAAATAGTGTAATCAAATAGCATGATGTTgaatatgtaaattgaacaatctaaaaattatctaaatgaaaacataaaccaCGTTGATGTATTTAATCAATACAACCTCCCGCCTTTGATTAAATTTTGCCATTGGTTTCTAAAATAAAGCCACGAGAAAATatcactatatttatattttgaacttgTAAAAAATACGTTGATTACCTTTATATACTAAAGGTCTTCAAATATAATAATCTGATGTTCTTAAATAATTCCAGGTGCAACGTACAGCGTCGAAACCTCTTCAGAAATTACACTATCACACTTTCCAAGTTGACATCTATAATTAACAGGATGTCACAACATCCTGTTGTCTCAAttcaaacacaagttttaaattGCTTGTATACTAATATTGAGCTGGTTGtgcttgtttaaaaattaaactgcctttttctttaacatttagaTAAGAAAAACGGAATGTTTTCGaattaataatcttaaaataataaagtcaAGGGACTTGCTTGTTTAAAACTACTTTCAATACATCcagcaaaatttgaaaaaaacttcAAATTTGTCCATTAAATCGCTCGTCTTATAAGTTTCAAAACTGCCTTTTGTTCGCTAAAATCGTTTAATGATTCGCTTTGATGAGTTTCAAGATTGTTGAGGTTTTAAGAAACATCGGTAACATCGTATATTGTTATAATCATGCAAATACTTTTACTACTCTTAAATATACGTAGTATATAACAACGTgtcattgtttaattttcttttcaatcgTAACGAACGTGCTGAATTAATATAATAAGAACATAAGACGACATTTGAAAccgataaataaaagaaagataatatGAATAACATAAGACTGTTTAAAGTAATGACGGTAAAAACAAACGAAATCCATAAGAAATCCAAATAAAACGTTATGTAGAATTAGAAGAAGTGAGGAAAATTATAATCAACTAAACGAATTTAAGATACCCAGAGAACAtagagaagaaaagaaaaaaatataaatattgaaaggCTTATAGGATGAGGCCAAGGAATGGCAATTAAACACACAAAACGAATCAGAGGTAATACTTAATCAAGAAAGGTGAAAAGGAATCAGAATCATTAGATGCGTActagaaaaaaagaaggaaagtaAACATCATAGAGAACCAGAGGAAGAAACAAGGGTAGAATAGCACACATACCTCAAGGAATGGTAATTGAATGTTgttcagattgtttgtttttgaatttcgcacaaagctactcgagggctatctctgctagccgtccctaatttagcagtgtaagactagagggaaggcagctagtcatcaccaccctccgccaactcttgggctactcttttaccaatgaatagtggaattgaccgtcacattataacgcccacacggctgaaagagcgagcatgtttagcgcgaccgggatgcgaacccgcgaccctcaggttacgagtcgcacgccatgccgggcccagtgttGTTCAGAACCACAAGAGTGAAGTCGAACTAAGTAGCATAAATATGACAGAAGAAATAATGATAAAAGGACGATAAAAAGCAAAGATAAGaaataaagtaagtaaaaatacaaataactgaTTATAGCGTAAGGAAAAATAAGAATATTctaattgttgtttttgaattttgagagctatctgcgctagccatccttaatttagcagtgtaagactagagggaaggcagctggtcatcaccgcctactcttaggctattatttttacgaacaaatagtgtgatttaccatcacattataacgaccccatggctaaaagggcgagtatgcttgacgtggcggggattcgaaccctcaaattttgagtcgagtgccttaatcatctggccatgccggaccattctATTGGTTAATAAAACGGTGGGAATATTTGACAAGCATGCTATAGAATGATtgatttttatcgttgtaaatagTATTTAACATTTTCCACATGGCTAACTTTAAGAGTGATAGGAAGTTTACTCATACTAGAATAAACTTGAAAATTAGTTTGTACTTTGCTCTTGGCGAAGCATACTTTTGACTTAAAGTGCTAAAACCACAACACATAATGTTTGCAAGCATACTATACTTCATAAGGTCGACTGTTTATGAAAGTGGTTTGCTAAACTTATGGCAAAAATGAATGACGAGTTGTATGCTTTGggaaaaaattcaatatttattaaaaagtaagaAGTACGAAGCACGATTAAAaaagatatattacaaaaatacacaccGAGAAAGTAAGTAAAGTTACTGATCTCTTGTTGAAAATACATCTTAAAGAGCAGttccaaataatttaatatttaactgttactagccagtaaaacaataaacacaGATCCCAAGAAAAAAGAGAAACTTCTTTTTATTCCTGCAGATATTAAAGTAACAAGAGAGGTTATGATCCATTACAAAAATACTGACACAGAGAATACTTCTTTCTTATTTTTGCAGATATTAAAGTAACAAGAGAGGTTATGATCCATTACAAAAATACTAACACAGAGAGAatacttcttttttatttctgcagatattaaagtaacaaaaatgttgCGTTCCATTACAGAAATACTAACACAGAGAGAATTCTTATTTCTTATTTCTGCAGATATTAAAGAAGTTGTGTTTCATCACAGCAAATAAAGAATGGATGCACTTTAATAGCACAAGTGCtggatttaatatttttgaagaacaaaaacaacaaaattaaattagAGAAATGAGAAAAACATGGCATTTGTACGTTTtacaaattcattatttattacgGCATCAGTAAAAATATCATCTCTGGTGTTGTAATAAACGAGgtatttgtgaaacgtacagTTGTCTTGCATTTCCTCAGTCATGCCGAGTTTCATCAAACACCGATGGTTTCAAGTACTAATCATACAAAGTGAAGTGAATCTGTAAATGCAGATTCAATTCCAGTTAGAATCTCTGAGTATTGCTATTAAAGCGCAGACTGGAAACTGGAGTTGATTAAAAGAtagcaaaattataaataaattaacatactACCAGATATCAGATTATTTAATGACGGATGTTTCTATATCGCAAGTCtaagatacaatattaaaattaaaatatagggaaatatactttttatttaaaatccaCATATATAGCTACAGCTAGACAATAGTGCCATTTCAAATgtactacttataaatatttcaataccaTTACAGTCTAATTCTATGTATTTGGTTTtctgaaaagaaacattatagaTGTGTAAGTAACGAGATTGTGTCCATATATTTTTTAAGATCGGAAATTATGGTAGCGAAAGCAATATTTAAATCATCTCTAAAATGATCTATTGAACTGATATCGGGTAGCTGTGCTGATCAAGGTGATGTTTGGAATTACTGTTATTCTTTGAATCAACTCCAGATCTGTGGAATGCTACATTATTGTAATGTAAGGACCTTCAAATATCAGGATGAAAAGTGGCAACAACATTCAGTTACATCCTTGATGTTATTAATCTTtcttaagaaactaaaaacttaattattttcacaaaataatttccaCATTATTAGCAGCTTGCAGGATAAGGAAGAACAGCaacaacattaaacaaacaaagtgagaTTCAATTcaatttctacatatttttacTCAATCCATATGAAAAAGGATAAAATACGATTCTTCTGTCCAGATCACATGTTATCAGGCATTTGTTGCCCTTCACTTTACGCTCTAAGGACCAATGAAGACGTGCTTTCCTGTTTGTATCTGAGAGCTGTCTTCGGATTGAGTGTAGGTTGTCACACGacagttgtttttataatatatatcacaAGATATGGTTGAAGATAATCAAAACCTGACCGCTATTGAAATAACCAGTAAACTGGGACACAATCTAACACGTGCAATATTTTACCagcttatttaaactattttcacttttttagTCCCTAGTAATTGgtatcaattttttgtttttttgaatttacAAGCCTAATCTCTGTAGTCTGCACCGGCTGGTACTATCAGATAAGAATTTTCTGAACAGCCACTCAAAGAAATCTTTAATTATGACGCTTTTGCTAGAAAAGCAACcagtattataatataatcctATGAATATCAGAAAAAGAACCtactttttattcattgttttgcATACTAACCGTGGTATGATTACATTACAGTATTAATAAGGATTAAGTTGTAGATGACGAAAATTTCAATTACCAATTTATTCTGCATATCCCAATAAATGAACTGTGCTACAAATCCATTACAGCGCTAATAACAAGCGCTAAAGACGCGTTAAGATGATTAGAATTGttatgtatttgaaataataaattgtttttacactGCAACTCCGAATTTTGTGGTTAGccttaataaaacacaaactgcAGAAAGCCAGTTCAATAaatcctggcccggcatggccaagcgtgttaaggcgtgcgactcataatctgagggtcgtgggttcgcatccccgtcgcaccaaacatgctcgccctttcagccgtaggggcgttataaagtgatggttaatcccactattcgttggcaaaagagtagcacaagagttggcggcgggtggtgatgactagctgccttccctctagtcttacactgctaaattatggacggctagcacagatagccctcgagtagctttgtgcgaaattcaaaaaacaaacaatcaacaaatcTACAAACGCCCTCCGTTGAACGTTAAAAATGAGCTATAAATCCAAAGTGTGATAAAACAGGAAGGAAATACATAACAAGaatattcatgaaaaataaaaattatttacttttacgataaaattatttaatctcaAATAATCActtaaaagaatattattattataaaatgtcgTACCAACAACTTGAATAGGTttgatgtgtttttaatattaaaaattcaactttttcATAGCTTCTTGTATACTATGATAAATATAGTCGTCATGCTATCGTAATTAATCTAATGTCATTTATTAGtaaggatataataaataatttttatatagtattaaaatatataagaaaaacaatagaATGTTGAAACACACATAGAGAAAACATCAAATAAAGGTAAGGGAATACCTACTTACACGATAAAGTGGAACTGACGATCACTTTTATTACACCTCCACGGGTAAATGTTTTCGGGGCACATTTTAGGCTCCGTATTTGGGTATTCGATCCGCAGCCCGAAAGCCTAATCATTAGATCACTAGTGACTACTTGacaaagtaaataacattttgtggaaattttttatatattaatgtcGCAGGAAACTCCATCATAATTTGTCTCAAAAAAACAACTATTACCTTTATTTAAAATGGAATCTCTTTTACATTCAATTACAATAGTGAATTGCAAACAAATCCGACTATGTCAAAACACTGTGTACtgcttttgataaaaaaaaacttttaaaaagcaTAAGTTACAGCTACCGAAATAAAACCCGTTAAAAGTTGTTTATGAGAAAAACATAGAAACTGTAACTGTGTGATGTATAAATGTTACTAAGGGTGGTGTGAAGTTACTACCTTCTACAGAGATCTAACCGACTGCTGAAAGTCATCATAGAAACTGTaactgtgtaatatataaatgttgCTAAGGGTGGTGTGAAGTTACTACCTTCTACAGAGATCTAACCGACTACTGAAAGTCATCATAGAAGCTGTaactgtgtaatatataaatgttgCTAAGGGTGGTGTGAAGTTACTACCTTCTACAGAGATCTAACCGACTGCTGAAAGTTATCACAG of the Tachypleus tridentatus isolate NWPU-2018 chromosome 13, ASM421037v1, whole genome shotgun sequence genome contains:
- the LOC143239312 gene encoding uncharacterized protein LOC143239312 encodes the protein MHVEVQVALNFLISFLYNKLPRRRVNQFGEELEKALRQKFIGHWYPERPMKGSGYRCLKTVPPLDPVFGAAAMQSGMNLSDIQENLPKELSIWIDPGEVSYRLGEKGSVKGLYSKCESDSCQEPHDTSRTFNPDAQCFKPVDHVTTHLNQISLCVSPSPVNSDPISVLNSNNLVNGFHSNSTPTTIFTTATFAQTKFGSTKLKNVDKRIHRLSPTEFNRYIKQRVTRQQTHQNCFTQQRQQIISTFNPLLSSPRFISVTGSSTNPIQQSGSLSPNTQHLDTNKLVLTSTQQPRFPLTTSTIQKRFVSSGVTSQTEPDVFTNNIFSVPEKDLDANSDNITGKVTACSDLKVNTTMSPQIIPQHSASLPVPRNQFPSIFNKSYFGTSRNSLTTQPILSNPVLGEANSRIHRLDSMSKLCPNNSSHYQHLLVAN